In the genome of Arabidopsis thaliana chromosome 4, partial sequence, the window gtattttttaatattgtctTTATCTGAAACTAATTGGATGCAGGGAGTATACAAGATGATAGAGCTCGAAAACTTTGGTTTCCAGTAGAATAAGTACGGAATttcaaaataagaatataagtTGCTTACTTTCAAAATACTGAGATCTTCTTCCATCAAGGTGATGTCAGAATCCGAAAAGGCACGGGTTGGCCCTCCATCAAGTAGTACTCGAACATAGGCTTCCTATGGGAGAGAAGCATGCCATTTTTGTGGGCATAAAAGAGGTTAGAGTTAGTTAACTTGTTTCCATatgcaaaagagaaaagaagtgTTACCAGAGCGGATCGGCAGATGCTTAACACCACCATATCCCGTGAGTCCTCATAACTCAAACTGCATACAGTATCAAGGACCTGTGCATTGCATTTCCTAGTGTAAGTTCATGCTTAGTAGAACGGGGtgaataaaagaaagagatgattttggtttactGAATCAATGTGAGGGAGTATTCTTTCCAAGCGGGCGCCTTCGACTGTGCCATTGTACAACTGTATAAGGAACATGTCTCTCAGATCCCAGAAAATCGCTCTTGCCCCTGACAAAAAGCAACAATAAATACAGAAACCAGAGCTAAACCGACTTCTTTGTCGTTGATAACACAAAAGTCTTAAAGAGTAACACAATCCATCCAACATTCTCACTCATCCATGAGGATCAACCAATAAAAGAGGAATGCGTACTTTTGCCAAAGAACTGAAACATGATTAATATGTATGGCTTATTCACGAGTATCTCAGATAACGACAGAAAATTTGATAATGCATCTTATGTAAGTCTTCAAATAGTATTAAAATGCTAAAGCCATCTAGTTTGTGGATAAGAAGATTGTGCATTCAGAAAGTTTGAATCTTGACACTTATCAAGGTTGCAGGGAACTGGTTCAAGTTTGGACAGAGTTTTCAGcttttctcaaatttaaagTGCTGCATAACACGAGAATTTGTATTAGCTTACCAATTAGGTCACGGGTTTTGGTTATGCAATTGGCATTGGTGTCCCTGAGGCTGTCATAGGTGGTAGCAAAGAGTTCATCAACAGCTTCACTATGCGTCAGTGAATTCTCCACTTCAGCTTCATCAGTCTCGATTTCTGAAGCAAAAAAATCATGCAAAATGAATCCGCCAATGCACATTTCAACACTAGACAACCAtcaaaattaagagaaaaacgTATAATCCAAAGTGAATGAGCGTACCTGATCTCTTGTTGAGAGAGGCTTCAACAAGTGTCAAAGATTTCCTTATGCCTACTTCTGTTGCACTGATTTGTTTCTGGATATACTGATCCATGAAcacaaaaatacattaaaaataaagaagctattgtttagttttaataGGAATTTATGAAGGTTTAGCTTGGAAGAACACACTTACACAGAGTGTATTCAATATTATGCAGAGTTTTGGTATCGTCAGTTCATCCAGTTTCTTAACTATTTTATTATCTGGCTCACTAAACTCGAGTGACTTCCTCTTCATTACTGGCATTACATTTTCTGTGAATCGAGTTAAAGGAGGAGCTGACGGATACAGAAACTTCTTGTCAACTGCAGATAGAGGCTAATTGTCAATATATCACAGTATGCTTCTGAAAAGTTGCTTAATTTAACACATGTATTCAAAATGTTTTCGTATCGCCTTTGGATTTGGACAAGAGATTCTATATACACTAATACTATAATCTTAATCTCACGGAAGTCCCATacaaagaaacacaacaaTAAATCATGCATGTTGCATGTAATCTACCAGACACATATAAGCCTGCTCAAGCATGTGTCTCTAGATATTGacataagagaaaataattttatatagcATGTTCCATGGTTATGCAAGAACTTGACTCTGTAACAACTGTTAGAAAGATGTAGGGTTGGTCAATACCTAGTTGATCGAAAACTCTCTGAAGATAAGTATCCAAGCTATGGTAAATTAATGAGAGAAGAGCTTGGAGATGTGTGATATCAACAGGTAGATGTAAACCAAACAGCTGAGACACAGTCTGCAGAGTACGTGAAATGAGATAGTAAGACGGCAAATATATTGTGTGCAGCACTAAAAAGTAAAGGTAGGACGAATCATACTAGAAGTAAAGCAAGAacgtaaacaaaaacaacaagtaAATCAAGAGGTAACacaaagcaaagaaaattgttttagcATACTGAACTCCCACAGTTTGCACACTATTCAGAATAATCATGTCATGAAAGTATGTAGGTCTACATACCTCTTCTATGATCCTGAATATTTCAACGATTGATGCAGCATGTCTTTGTTGAACTGATAGAGGCTCCCACTCCTGTTCATGGAAAAGCTTtacgattaaaaaaaaaaattccatctTTTGGACATTCATACTTTGGATTTGATTGATTATGGAAAGTGATGGAAGGTCTGTATATGTTAAATATTTCTGACTTCACGGATCCTTCATTTCATTCAGTCTATATTATCACTTCAAACTATATATGATGCAacttttgtttgcttcaaaCATTTTCTCAATACAGTGATCCATCAAAATAGTTTCCCTTATGGCCAAACTTTAATGTCTATCTACTGTCGACAGAAATCAACATGTGAATGTTTTGCCAAGAATATATAACCTCGATTTCAAAAGCTCGCCTAGTCCATTGTAAGATATGATCATGTTGAGAGATAAGCCAGTCCAGCATTACTGGTTTGACAGCCTTTTCTATCTGCACATAAACCGATGGATAGTCTCTTTTATGACTTATTGACATGTTAAATTGAGTTAGCAAACCAGAAAACTGAGAAGTGATATAATTTTGTTCTGAAATCCAATCTATATAAGAAATCTTGTCAGTGACCTCGTAATTCTTCAACTTATGGAAGTAAGGTTTGCGCAACTTAGATTTGCTATGGCAATTATACAGTTGAGTTAACTCTTCCTGTAACATATAAGCAGCAGGGACTACTTTTCTAACATCACCAGAGAGGGATGAAACTCCTTCGAGGAAAGGTGTCTGCTCCAGTAGAACAAgaacaattataaatatagataCAAGTGACaaccttttttcttaagtATTGTAAAATGCTTAGGGACAAACCAGTCTTTCTCCATAAAACCGATGTAGCAGCATGGCCGAGATCATCATACATTCGGGTAACCATTTGGAGAAAACTGGGACAAACTCGTTGATCTCTACTTTTGCGATGACGGTTAGTTCATTTGCAAGCAGAGCTAGAGCATGCGTACGCTCACCATGAGATTTCACGTAAGCAAAATGCGCAGCCTAGGAGGATAAAATATCGAATTAAAGTATATCTTTACATCATAAGATAGAACGATAAAAGAAGTGGCTTATACAgtatagaaaattagaaatacaAGTAACCAATACAAACTGACCCTGGCACATGCACCTTTGATAGAGTTCTGAACATAGGATTGTATCTTATCACTAACATCATCACTCAAGGTATCCAGCTTGATAAGCTGCTAAAGAAAAACGATATATATCAACAAAGATCACCCAAGTATTCCTCCACATCACAAGCTGCAGTTCCTTTCTTTATATCCAACTAGGAACTTTTCTATCAACAGCCAAACACTTTATACATAAAACATAGTCATGCCACGCCAGAAAATTGTCTAACCCTAGCTAGTTAGTTGTACTGCCGAAGAGCACATTAAAGTTATACAAATGTCAgcatgaaaattaaaaagctaGTTTGAAACTGCTAGTTTTGGGATAAGCGTTTTTGCAAGAATGTTAACTTCAactcaatatatataagtcaAATATTAAGACATAAATAGCAGAAGGCAAAGGAAAACACCAACCTCAGTTCTGGTACAGTCAGCTGGAGGAAGTCCAACTGTTGATGCCAATCTGACAAGCATTCCAAAATCACGAGGTTTCTGAGGAGtagaagataaaagaaaaaaaaaaacgatgcTTATTATGATGTCCTGATGGAGTTGCAAAAACAGATATCGAGGAGATAGATTAACAATAATGAAAAAGGTATTTCGTCAGTTAGGACGTAGCCAAAATCTTATGATCTTGGTTACCAAGAAAAAGAGGACAGTTTACGACACAGTGATATGGTACCAAGAATTTTGGCCAGAAGATTCGAAAAGAATATGCAACATTATGTAAATTATAAGGTCGTTGCCACTGATCGAGAACTGACCTTACCAAAGTGTAGATGATAGTCCTGAAGTTTATCATCACACCAAGCACTAACTGAAGTTAAAATAGCCTTCACAAGACCTAAGTGTATGTCAGTTCCAATGGTTTGCCTTGAACATACTAGATGACTTAAATAAAGATCTTCCTTCGGGTTGCCACTTTCAGCAGAAGTAACTTTCTGCAACTCCTGAATTGTGCTCCCTAGAAGAGAAGGCTCACCTGTGCACACAAACTTCCCAGGAAAGGAGCACATGTGATGGCTATCTTAAACTCGTGTCTGGATAAATTATGTATGCAGCATACATGCATCGGTACAGTGAGGATCATATAACATTTAAGAAAACTCAACATTTAGTACTTTAACTATTGCGTAGCAGCAAGGGGTAGGACTTAAGCCTGGTTTACCGTTTATCCAACTGTGAGTTTAGATGCCCTAAATTTTGGCTTCCCTAAACAAGATTACTATTTACATTATATACATGTGTAGGTGTGTGCGCGACTTGAGTATTTATACCTTTGAATTTAAACACGAAACAGACCGATGTTATTGATGATATGTTATTTGTACTCAATGGTACATAGAGCTCTAAGCTATCTTTTTGTGCACATCCAAATAGTGATCAGTTAGATAGAGCAGATTTTTGAAGAATAAGTGATAAGACGTACCTGTTGGAAAAGAACCCATCCATATATTGCACTATGTAGATTCTCAGTTATGCCCAATGTCGACCAAATTGATTTCATATGGAAAAGCATTGATGAGGCATCCTGACATGTATATGAAGTCAGGGAAAATAATGCATGACATAaatgataagaagaaaaacaaggaCTAAGAAAATCTACCTCTATGACTTGACCCTCATCAAGAGTATCAAATACACCAAATAATAGTTTCTCATAGAGTCTAATGTTCAAATGGTAGATAGCAGTCCAGTaataagtttcttcttcaataccACATCGGCCTGGTAGTGATGACAACTTTGAAGCCACCTGCCTTATAGACGATAGAACCTCAATACGTAGTGAAGCAGATACTACAACATCCCATTCCTATGCCAGCCAAAAATAGTTTTAGATTCAAGAAAAAGTCTGTTAAGTCATATCACTAGATGAGAATTTGCTGGCTACGAAACATCCAGATCACAATTATAGTGCGCACCTTTGAGTCTCTAATCGTTGCAAGGCATTTTCTCATAGTTGCTCGTTCGTTTTTCTCCAGACTAGGTGAGAAACAGAGGACTTCTTCTAGTAGGTTAGCCTACATTGACGATGGAAAAAAGCACATAATTCAATGACTGTAGCAATAAAGCTGAGCAAATTTTCGTTGCCTTTCAGATATTTTGAATATGCATGTCGACGTGTTTATGTAAATGTCCACAGGACCGCAGAATGCTGtagaagtaaacaaaattcGCAATCCATCCGAGATCACAAGCTACATGTGCGTAATGAAGCAGGTTACGTTTTAGCTTAAGCTGTGGAAGAAAAGCTATGCCTATGTGCCAATCAGTCATATCTTTTTCTCATCCAGACTTGCATAATATTATCATATGATCTACGGCAAACCATGAAATCCAAGAAATGGCTCAAAGAAGTTTCATAAGGACGACAAGAAAAAATAGCACTGTAGTTTGTTATCACCTGTCTAGTCTTCCACTTCATGTAGAGCTTTTCATTAGGAAAATCTGATTTGAATATTCCAACCAAAAGCCCCAATGCTAACTGTGGAAGATCAATTTGTTCACCTGTCCTTAATGTTGCCAACTGTACCAGATTTCTCCGTATGCATGTATCCATCTTTGATGAAATCTATAAAGCAGAAACAGTAAGATTAACACAAGTGATGCAAACGAAGTTAAGTTGAAATATCGAACTGCTAATTATATTGGTAAGTAAAGAAAATGCTAGCTTATACTTATAGTATAACTAATGATTTTGAAGCTTGCCTGCATCTGTACACGGATCATGTTGATGACCTCTGAGTGTGTATTAGAGATCTGAGGCTGCAGATGTggtttatcttttcttttcaaacttAACATTAGTCTAGAgcttttttctatctttcttctATGAGTAGGATACGCCTCAACACTGTTTGTTAAGAAACtaagaaaatgagagacaCCACACAGATCTATCTGGAAAAAGACTGCAAGGCTGCACCATAGGCAACACAGAATAGAGATGTATGAAGGAGAAAAGAGAGTGAGTACCTTGAAAGCAACATAGAAGCAATCATTAATTCATATGCTGCTTCTCGTAAATCATCATCCGATAACCCTTCAAAATCCCTAACATCATGTATCAGTTCACTCGAAAGATGGTAAACCAAAAAGATCAAGATTCGCGAAAACACATATAGTAATCTAGGacagaaaattcaaaaaacaattGCCTAACTAAATACCTGTTCTCAAGGGTGGCAAGCCAAGAGGAATGATTTTGATAGGTTTCACGGGTTTGATGTCAGGTGTTTCCTCTTTAAATACATAGTTGTCTCTAGCTGAAGGAGTATTAGAAGAATCCATGTGACGCGACATGTCTGCACCATTGTTACTGGATTTTTCAATGTTAACTGGAGGAGGAGGCATACGATGAGGAGGAGAACCTGCTAAATCCGGACTCGACACAAGAAAATAGGAATCTCCAGACTCAGAGTGTATCTGCAAATTTAAAGCATCAAAACTAATCATCTTCAGGATTattaatcatcatcaacaaaaggTATTAGTGTTTGACATCCACAGCTTAAGCCAGATGAATTGCAAATGTTTTACTTCCAATCGTCACCACTCTACTTCACACCAATAATACATTTTCATGAATTGTATACCAACAGCTTGAAGTGTTTACTATAACTATAGTTCCCATCGAGGTaagcaacaaaacaatcaagaaaagTTATCACTGTATGTCTGTATCACTTCAATTATACGCAGATGCCATTTAAAATGCAAATTTTCTAAGCTCAATTAAACGTATAAGGAAACCAACAAACACGGATCATTATAGAAACGTTTCCTTACTGTTACAGGGTATGATGAATCAAAATTGTATTTCTCTCTGCCCTTGGATACATCAACTACACCACCTGCATTCGTGTTCACAAAATGGAGTGTTTCAGCAATTTCTGATAGATTTGCAAATCAAAACAACGAAGCAGAGAGCCAATTTTTCCATTACCCTAACTGTGTAGAAACCTTAATCgtcaacaaaatttagaaatcaGACGAAAACAATTcacaaatttataaactaGTGTGGGAAAAGCTGAGAAAACCATTAAACACTTGTGCAAACTCAGAGATAGATACTAACGAAGGATGGATTATTTTCTCAGCGTAAACTCACCGGATTTCACGCAATCTAAAACATAATCGGCACTGAGAGCATCCAAATCAGCCGGAGAAAGAGAAGTAGGGGAACCAGAAGGGGAACGAAGCTCTTTTACCAAACCCGAAGACATAAGAAACTCCATGAGCTTGCGGCGATCGTTCCGGTAACGCTGCAACAGAGAATCCATCTTTGACTCCCGTTAGAATCAGGAAACGAAAAAATCGCCTCTGACCTAGAGCGTATAATTTGAAATCCAGGAAGAAGAATGGAGCTGCAGAGAGGCTTTTTCAGCGTGTACTTTGTTGTCCCCTCTCCATGGAAGAAGGTGAGAGAGCTTTGGGTTTAGGGGGAAGCGCGGAAAAAGCACGAGGACTGATCAGCAAAAGACCAAAATAACCTTAGAAAGATCCTTTTCATATTCTGACATGAATctgacttttcttttctttttggtaagtccttaaatgtttttgaatcaTTCGTAACGACGGAACAATTAATTTCCTGTTAACGATGTCGTTTTGAATTTCTTGGTAAGtccttttaatttcttgttaaCGATGTCGTTAAAAGAACGTTTGTTTTATACTGTGACCATTTTCTTTGTGATCGGTGACCGCGCCGATTGTTTCTGATCATTGACCACGCCGGTTTACGATTTTCAAAtatctttttgattttgtaattaataaacGAGAAACACAAAGCTCAGTTGTTTCCACGTTCCACaccaagaaaattaaaaaataaagtaggACTAATCCAACGATTTATTCCTACATACTATCAATAGGCGCATTGACGCATTGTAATAGAAGATCAGGAGAAAGAGATATGGACTAGATTTTCTAACTGCACAACACTAAAACACGAACCAGAGTTTACATATATCTGAAACGTTCTGGTCTGGGATGGTTCGTTCGGATTGATCCTAGAACCAGAACAGATTTTACTAGACTTCGTTGTTTGCGTTCTTCAAGATGTTAAACTTGCAGAGCGGGCAACGTGAGTTTATATGAAGCCATTTATCGATGCAAGTGCAATGAAAGTGATGGTTACAAGGGAGTTCTCTAAGTTCAACTCCATCTTCATATTCACAGAGACAGATGCAGCATTCCTGCAGAATCATAAGAAGCCATGCGTTATCAATTTTACACACTTTCAAAATGTACAACTTGATAAGAATGTGGAAATGGGATTGTACCGCGTCTTCTGGAGAGAGCGAGCGTTCAATAGGTGAATCTGTTCCACATTCCGTCATTATTCCCCGTGCTTTGCCTGAGAGCTTTTCAACATTGCCAGTTTTTGTAAATCTGAATTTCGGCATTTGATCTATGTCGTTCTTCGATGCTCCCTCCTGTTTTGCGCAACAGATTTACATCACAAGATGATACATGTAGATCATGCTTTGAAGCTGGATTTTGCTAATTCTATGTAGATGAAAGAACATTTTGTTATGGGAAAAGAGCTTACCTGGTCGGCAACAGCATATAGAATTGCAATTATACATGGAAGACAACAGCAAACAGCAAGGCCGATAACACAAGCCAATGCAACACAGAacacaacaaagaaaacatcGAAACCGAGAAAAATGATACACAGCCTGCAAGTCAAAAACACCAAAGTACAAGTTGTTTATATAACTCCCACAACGATACAACTTCACAAAGAGACTCTGAAAAAGAAGCCTACCAATAGAGCTGAGGAGAGTCACTAGATAGTGTTTGGCCTCCTGCAGAAACCCAGTAGAATCCAATTATCCACCAGATGAATGAGAACATCGTATTGGCTGATTCAAGATGCTTCGCAGGATTACTGATACCATCAAAACAATGTGGATCAACAAGAATCatacgaaaacaaaagaaactcagACAAACAATAAACAAGGACCAAAATAGCCTAAACTATCTCTTAAGACTCCACAACAAGACCAATTGCTTCACATCAAGCTTGATATCAATATTCACCAATATGAAAAATAGGTCACACAAAAAGCTACATTGATTCACAGATACAATACCATCAACTAACATTAACCTAAAAACCTAGATTCCACATTTCAATGTATATACAGTGAACAATTCGAAATTAGAAACTCCAATTCCAGATCAATCAGAGATACTGTACCTAGTCTCTCCTCTATCCTCCAATTGCGCTAACGAAACATATTGCTGCGACGAAGAATTCGTCAACCCAGAACCACCACCATCCTCCGGGTGACGTCGTCGTCTCCTCCGCCTATActcaacacaaacacaagCCATATGTAACCAACATTGAATCCCATAACCAACAACCCAAACTCTCAACGGCATATTAGGCTTCTCGTCACGGCTAAGTATCAGAACAGCAACACCGATGGCAACAAAAGCAAGATTCCACAAAATGTCAAGAAACACCACAGGTTTAGAATACGCCCAATCACTTTGTCTCTCTTCTAATTGCTCAGCAGCGGTTTCTCTAACGAGCATCGATGGTTCACGCATCATTCTCCGGCTACCAGCGTGACGGAGGAACCTCGCTGCTTCTCTTAGACCTTGTCGTCTAGCGGATCGATGAATTGGATTGGATTCTTCATCTACGCTTATGGTTCTTGTAACGGTGGGAGGAAGAAATGGTGTAGTGTCGATGATTCCGTCGGAATTTGATCTACCGATGTGAGTAGGTAGAGATGATGAATCTGATTCTGTTGTTGTGTTCGTCGtcgttgatgatgatgatgacattgTGAAGCTTGTGTGATTCTCAATTTTGATCGATGATTGCCATGGATTgagatttgttcttaaaaaagGGTTTGGAGATTTTGGACGTACAACTTTTTCagaaaagtgagagagagagagaaataaagaaacgATAACGTgaggaaaattaaaaaggttttgGAGATGTTTCCATGGTCCCTATACTCTCTCGGTCTCTCCTCCTGTTTTCGGTGTCTTTACATTTTTACCATTTATAGTTGCTAATTGTAGTGTTGTGGTCCATTTGAATTTGCCATTTGGGTGTCAAAGCAATTGACTTTTGGTATGGTATGAGTTACAATGCTAAAATGTTTGACATTGAAATATATGAATGTTTGAAAATcataatttgattaatttctaacataagcaaaaacaaatgagtaaaaaataaacacaatcCAATCGGATAAATATTTATTCGATTAAAATTTACTGGTTGTTTCATACAGTTTTGGTTCAGTAGTTCttcgcaaaaaaaaaaaaaagttttggttcAGTAGAGTGAGTAGTTGAGTAGGTGAACCAACGTTTAAATGGGTCAACGAACCcactttaaataaatatgggcCTTACGTTTTGTCTAGCCCATATAGTATGGcttttcttgttaaaaaaataaaaactggtCATGATGCTTAATATGACttcttttcgtcttcttctttcgtcttcttcttcagcgcCTGAATGTTTCCTGTTTAAACGTATCTGCCATGGCGGCAAAATCCCAGAAAACCCTCGTTCTGCTAGCGAATTTAATCAAGTTTCCTCCATTAAAagctttttctctcttaaattCTCCAAATTTCCATGAATTTCAACACACACACGAATCAATCTCAATCCTTCTTCGTCTCCTTCTCTCTGGGAACTTATTCTCTCACGCTCAATCACTTCTTCTACAAGTAATCTCCGGAAAAATCCACTCCCAATTCTTCACATCTTCCTCTCTGTTACACTATTTGACAGAATCAGAAACgtcaaaaacaaagtttcgTCTCTACGAGGTAATCATCAATTCCTATGTTCAATCTCAATCCCTAAACTTATCAATCTCTTACTTCAACGAAATGGTCGATAATGGTTTTGTTCCTGGATCGAATTGCTTCAACTATCTCTTAACTTTCGTTGTTGGGTCATCTTCTTTCAATCAATGGTGGAGTTTCTTCAACGAGAACAAAAGCAAAGTTGTTTTGGACGTGTATAGCTTTGGGATTCTGATCAAAGGTTGTTGTGAAGCTGGTGAGATTGAGAAAAGCTTTGATCTTCTTATTGAATTGACAGAGTTTGGGTTTTCTCCAAATGTAGTTATCTACACTACTTTGATTGATGGGTGTTGCAAGAAAGGTGAGATTGAGAAGgctaaagatttgttttttgagatGGGGAAACTTGGATTAGTGGCTAATGAGCGTACTTACACGGTTTTGATTAATGGGTTATTCAAAAACGGGGTTAAGAAACAAGGGTTTGAGATGTATGAGAAGATGCAGGAAGATGGAGTTTTCCCTAATCTCTATACTTATAACTGTGTGATGAATCAGCTTTGTAAAGatggaagaacaaaagatgCATTCcaagtgttcgacgaaatgcgTGAGAGAGGGGTTTCTTGTAACATTGTCACTTATAATACTTTGATTGGTGGGTTATGTAGAGAGATGAAGTTGAATGAGGCAAATAAAGTTGTGGATCAAATGAAGAGTGATGGAATCAACCCGAATCTGATTACGTATAACACTTTGATTGATGGGTTTTGTGGTGTGGGAAAATTAGGGAAGGCGTTGAGTTTATGCAGAGATTTGAAGTCAAGAGGTCTGTCTCCGTCCCTCGTCACGTATAATATCCTAGTTTCCGGGTTCTGTAGAAAAGGAGATACTTCAGGAGCAGCTAAGATGGTTAAGGAGATGGAAGAGAGAGGGATTAAACCGTCGAAAGTAACATACACGATACTTATCGACACATTTGCTCGTTCGGATAACATGGAGAAAGCAATTCAGCTTCGACTATCAATGGAGGAACTAGGATTAGTCCCGGATGTTCATACCTATAGTGTATTGATTCATGGGTTTTGCATCAAAGGTCAAATGAATGAAGCATCTAGGCTTTTTAAGTCGATGGTCGAAAAGAATTGTGAACCGAACGAGGTTATATACAATACGATGATTCTTGGTTATTGTAAGGAAGGTAGTTCTTATAGAGCATTGAAGTTGCTTAAGGagatggaagagaaagagttgGCTCCAAATGTTGCTAGCTACAGATATATGATTGAAGTTCtttgtaaagaaagaaaatcgaAAGAAGCTGAGCGTTTAGTTGAGAAGATGATTGATTCAGGGATTGATCCATCTACTTCAATCCTTAGTTTGATCTCTAGAGCCAAAAACGATTCACATGTAAGCTCAAAATAATGATTAGAGCAGTTTTAATCTGAGATAAATTACCGATAATGCAACAACCTAAGCTATGCAGCTACATGCATACACCTAGTCGAGAAATTATGACTTgcattttgatgatttattcTCAGTTTTGATTACAATCAGAAGGAGCCAGCATCCATGGTGTTTGATGGTTTGATGGTTTGTGAGCTCAGAGTATAACCGCCGAGTCTTAAAATTTCCAACTGCGGATCCAAGATTCTTCTGACTAGAGCAATGCGATCGACTTCCTTACCAACCCGAGCCTTGCAAAAGTCCTTGTAGCTAATGTAGAAAGTTGCATCATAGGCGTCAAGTCCCATATTAACAGAGACCCCGGGGCTTCTTGAAATTTCCATAGCCACTTTAAGAATCTTCAAACTGGTTAGACCATGTGTGATATGGTTCCTGAAAGATGTGGCCACAACAAGCTCCAAATAGAGAAGAATCCATGCATTGTCTTCGATCTGTGACTTGTCCAGCACGTAAAATCGGCCAGTGTCATCATTGAAAGGATCCTCCTCTAGGGGTAACTTAGAATCGCAATACTCGCGTAATATGAAATCCAACTCCATACCGGCGTCGAGGATATCTTCAgtaagtttgatgtttttcttggtTTCCCCTATACAAAGATTAACTAGATCATAACCCGTGCTATACAGCACgggcattaatattttttataaattaaattgtatactttgtttgaattacacaag includes:
- a CDS encoding DNA topoisomerase 4 subunit B (DUF810) (FUNCTIONS IN: molecular_function unknown; INVOLVED IN: biological_process unknown; LOCATED IN: mitochondrion; EXPRESSED IN: 23 plant structures; EXPRESSED DURING: 15 growth stages; CONTAINS InterPro DOMAIN/s: Munc13 homology 1 (InterPro:IPR014770), Protein of unknown function DUF810 (InterPro:IPR008528), Mammalian uncoordinated homology 13, domain 2 (InterPro:IPR014772); BEST Arabidopsis thaliana protein match is: Protein of unknown function (DUF810) (TAIR:AT5G06970.1); Has 193 Blast hits to 179 proteins in 33 species: Archae - 0; Bacteria - 2; Metazoa - 6; Fungi - 8; Plants - 166; Viruses - 0; Other Eukaryotes - 11 (source: NCBI BLink).) encodes the protein MDSLLQRYRNDRRKLMEFLMSSGLVKELRSPSGSPTSLSPADLDALSADYVLDCVKSGGVVDVSKGREKYNFDSSYPVTIHSESGDSYFLVSSPDLAGSPPHRMPPPPVNIEKSSNNGADMSRHMDSSNTPSARDNYVFKEETPDIKPVKPIKIIPLGLPPLRTGLSDDDLREAAYELMIASMLLSSFLTNSVEAYPTHRRKIEKSSRLMLSLKRKDKPHLQPQISNTHSEISSKMDTCIRRNLVQLATLRTGEQIDLPQLALGLLVGIFKSDFPNEKLYMKWKTRQANLLEEVLCFSPSLEKNERATMRKCLATIRDSKEWDVVVSASLRIEVLSSIRQVASKLSSLPGRCGIEEETYYWTAIYHLNIRLYEKLLFGVFDTLDEGQVIEDASSMLFHMKSIWSTLGITENLHSAIYGWVLFQQFVCTGEPSLLGSTIQELQKVTSAESGNPKEDLYLSHLVCSRQTIGTDIHLGLVKAILTSVSAWCDDKLQDYHLHFGKKPRDFGMLVRLASTVGLPPADCTRTELIKLDTLSDDVSDKIQSYVQNSIKGACARAAHFAYVKSHGERTHALALLANELTVIAKVEINEFVPVFSKWLPECMMISAMLLHRFYGERLTPFLEGVSSLSGDVRKVVPAAYMLQEELTQLYNCHSKSKLRKPYFHKLKNYEIEKAVKPVMLDWLISQHDHILQWTRRAFEIEEWEPLSVQQRHAASIVEIFRIIEETVSQLFGLHLPVDITHLQALLSLIYHSLDTYLQRVFDQLVDKKFLYPSAPPLTRFTENVMPVMKRKSLEFSEPDNKIVKKLDELTIPKLCIILNTLCYIQKQISATEVGIRKSLTLVEASLNKRSEIETDEAEVENSLTHSEAVDELFATTYDSLRDTNANCITKTRDLIGARAIFWDLRDMFLIQLYNGTVEGARLERILPHIDSVLDTVCSLSYEDSRDMVVLSICRSALEAYVRVLLDGGPTRAFSDSDITLMEEDLSILKEFFIADGEGLPRSLVEQEAKQAKEILDLYSLESDMLIQMLMTASELINMGVSSEQRRLEDAQTLVRVLCHKKDRNASKFLKRQYELPMSTEYEDVTLNLPALSEIVRSTSTHWSTASQNSFSSIKKKIQEATSEIRNNSGW